In the Sulfurivermis fontis genome, TCTGCCGGGCCAATCGCCGTGCTGGACGATCCCCCACACTGGGTACTTCAATGGTCTCATCGGCGCTGGCCAGCTGCGCCAAGGCACAGCCGTACTTGATTTTGATGTCCTCGGCATGCTGTGTCGGCGTACGCAACGCTACGGCGATATCATTGGTTACCTGATCACCGGCAATCGGGATCACGGCAGTATGGCGGATGGCCCCTTCGGTAAACACAGCGATGTCTGTAGTGCCTCCACCAATATCCACCAGGCATACGCCCAGCTCCTTTTCGTCATCTGACAACACTGCATAACTGGAGGCCAGCTGCTCCAGGATGATGTCGTCCACCTCCAGACCACAGCGGCGCACGCATTTGACGATGTTCTGGGCCGCACTCACCGCGCCAGTCACCAGATGTACCTTGGCCTCCAGACGTACACCGGACATACCGATAGGCTCGCGGATCCCCTCCTGGGCATCAATGACAAACTCCTGCGGCAAGACATGCAGAATCTTCTGATCGGCAGGTATCGCTACCGCCCGTGCAGCATCAATCACTCGCTCCATGTCACCCTGCGTCACTTCTTTATCACGGATGGCAACAATGCCATGAGAGTTGAGACTGCGGATATGACTACCGGCAATACCGGCATACACCGAGTGAATCTGGCAGCCAGCCATCAATTCGGCTTCCTCCACCGCACGCTGAATCGACTGCACCGTTGACTCGATATTCACCACCACGCCTTTTTTCAGACCGCGCGACGGGTGTGAGCCGATCCCGATGATGTCGATTTCGTTGGCTGCTGTGATCTCGCCGACGATGGCCACCACTTTGGAGGTGCCGATGTCGAGGGCGACAATCAGATTCTTTTCACCTTTTCTGGACATGCGTTCCTCCCAAAACTCCTACGACTGCCGGAACGAAACGGCAAAACCGTTGGCATGGCGCAAATCAATGCGTGCAATGGTTGTGCTGCGCGGTCTCAGGATACGTGGCCACGCCCGCACAAATCGCTCCATCCGCGCCGGATGCTCATTTCGACCCAACATCAATTCCATGCCATTATCCAACCGCAGTCGCCAGGCCCGGCGCTCATCCATCACCACCTCGGCGATATTGAGTTGCAGGGGCCATAGGACACGCTGCAATTCGATGAACTGTGCCGCGACCATTACCGAGGTACCGTGCGGACCGCGCAACACCGGCAACTCCGTGATGACCGTCTCTGCCGGGTGAAAGACCTTCCCTTCGGGATTAACCAATCCATCATCACCCCAACGCGCCAACACCTGCTGCTCACGCAACTGCACCAACAACATATCGGGCCATTGGCGCCTTACCTGCACGCTGTGTACCCAAGGCAACTGCTCCAGGGCGGTACGCACGGCATCGATGTCGACGTGCAGGAAACCAGCTTGCGCATGGGGCAAGACCGCCGCCTGCACCTCCTGCGGAGAGACATGCTGCAACTCTCCCTGCACTCGCACCGTACGCAGAGGCAAACTCTCCGGCCGAGCCAGCCACCACGCACTACCGCCCCCCAGAGCCAGCAGCCCCAACAGGCTGAGCGCCAGCAACAGCCCACCCTGCCACGGTGAACGTGCCACCTCCGGCCGCGTGCGCCGCGCCTGTACCTTTCTGCTCATGCCAGAGTGCCTGCCAGAATGCG is a window encoding:
- the ftsA gene encoding cell division protein FtsA, with product MSRKGEKNLIVALDIGTSKVVAIVGEITAANEIDIIGIGSHPSRGLKKGVVVNIESTVQSIQRAVEEAELMAGCQIHSVYAGIAGSHIRSLNSHGIVAIRDKEVTQGDMERVIDAARAVAIPADQKILHVLPQEFVIDAQEGIREPIGMSGVRLEAKVHLVTGAVSAAQNIVKCVRRCGLEVDDIILEQLASSYAVLSDDEKELGVCLVDIGGGTTDIAVFTEGAIRHTAVIPIAGDQVTNDIAVALRTPTQHAEDIKIKYGCALAQLASADETIEVPSVGDRPARRLARQTLADVVEPRYEELFTLVQAELRRSGFEDLCAAGVVLTGGTAKMEGVVDLAEEIFHMPVRLGVPQGVNGLVDVVRNPIYSTGVGLLLFGLHNRGGGVASELHGAGSLSNVFQRMKSWFQGNF
- a CDS encoding cell division protein FtsQ/DivIB, whose translation is MSRKVQARRTRPEVARSPWQGGLLLALSLLGLLALGGGSAWWLARPESLPLRTVRVQGELQHVSPQEVQAAVLPHAQAGFLHVDIDAVRTALEQLPWVHSVQVRRQWPDMLLVQLREQQVLARWGDDGLVNPEGKVFHPAETVITELPVLRGPHGTSVMVAAQFIELQRVLWPLQLNIAEVVMDERRAWRLRLDNGMELMLGRNEHPARMERFVRAWPRILRPRSTTIARIDLRHANGFAVSFRQS